The DNA region TACTATTATGCCAAGCATGTATAAGTAACAACACAAGCTCTTAGAATCATATACACAAATTAGCTTGTGTTAAAATGAGAACATATGAAAAGTCACTCATTAAAGCAAAGAACATGGTTGAGAATAATACTCTTCCATTCTTCATGAAAAGCTAAATCATAAACAACTGTTATTTGAACGTGATACGTATATTCTCATAAGCAAATATCcattatttatatgtttctttGTTTCATCTCAAGAAAGCCAACGAAGAGTGAACAAGATCACCATAGGAGACAACAAAGATCCCAAAAGAAAGAACATAAACTTAAGAAGaacaaaaccaatttatatgttatggaTCGATCGAGGGTAGTGACACTATTGGTTCTTCAAGGGTCAAAATGAActgtttctctttttcttttcaagcAGCGTCCACTTTGTCCTTAGCGGTATTATCTCCTCCTTCGAGCTGGCTCAAGTTTCCTTTCTCCTTGATAAGCTGAATATGATGATGCTTGCAATAAAGCTTCCCCTCGTGAGCTATGTAATTCGAAGGACTTATCGTGCATCCTCCATGTGTACACTTGAAGCAGCTCTTGTGGTACAATGTCCCGTTCACCGACACCTTCAAAAAATCCACACAACAAGCAGTAATGTTGAAGTTTTCACatgtttgaaaatatattataatgtttAGGCTATGATTTACGCTAATAACATATCAGgtttttttatgaaaacaaCCTCAAAATCTGATTTTGGATTGTATATACCTTCTCAATTGGATACACGGTTTTGTCACAACCAACGCATTTTTCTCGTGTTCCACCAAACATATTAGACACTTTGGTACCAGCTGGTCTCTGTTAAAGATAACTCAAGTTAGCTGATTAATGACAAGAACATCAAAAAATACAATCAAGAACAGATTGCTGTCTGAGACTACCTCTCCCTCCAAAGGTCTGTCCGGTTTTCCGATCTTTGGTGTCCctaaaatacacaaataaaaacttcggattaatattttctaagatTAAAAAGTCGCAAAGTTTTCttattttgatctttttttccttttgctgATTATTTACCCTCGAAGCTCTTCTCAAGACTTCCAGTTCTCTTGAAGTTCTGATCAAAATGTGGTCTGCAGTAGAGAACTCCCTCGAAAGAGTTATAGTTGCTAAGCTGTTTCATCAACAAGAAAAGCAAAGGACATCAAATCTTTAAACCAGTCAAAGATTCATGTGTCACACTCTTccacataaatatataaagaaagtcTACTTATTAATGGGTCTGATCTCCAACATCTATAAATATACTAGATCTTCCTCTGGTGTTTATCAAGAAATGAAGAAATCATCACAAAATGTAAAGAAGAAAACGAACTCAAACCTTGAGAGTTCCTTTGCAATGGTGACAACGGAAACAAGCTTTGTGGTAGACCCGGTTATC from Raphanus sativus cultivar WK10039 chromosome 8, ASM80110v3, whole genome shotgun sequence includes:
- the LOC108806656 gene encoding LIM domain-containing protein WLIM1 translates to MAFAGTTQKCMACDKTVYLVDKLTADNRVYHKACFRCHHCKGTLKLSNYNSFEGVLYCRPHFDQNFKRTGSLEKSFEGTPKIGKPDRPLEGERPAGTKVSNMFGGTREKCVGCDKTVYPIEKVSVNGTLYHKSCFKCTHGGCTISPSNYIAHEGKLYCKHHHIQLIKEKGNLSQLEGGDNTAKDKVDAA